The Odocoileus virginianus isolate 20LAN1187 ecotype Illinois chromosome 13, Ovbor_1.2, whole genome shotgun sequence genome includes the window AGTAGAATTCAGTATATTATTCTGCTATGGGAATATATGCTTGTGCTAAATATTTTTAGGATAACCACTTCTTACAATGAACTTATGAAATAGCATTTCTTCCATGCAGGATCACTTAAAAGTTGTTCTCCCTTTAGACGGATTCAGTAGGCCTCTCTTTTCCTTGGATTCATTGCTAGGCTACCATAATCCTTCATTATTTGCACTTAGTGAGTTGAATCTTCTCTATCAGGCATGTAGACTTTGTCTTAACAAGTGCCTTGCACTGGGGTAGGTACACATTAGAAAACTGTCATGGAAAGTGTGATAAtctctatttttctattaaataattatattcttGAGTACACATAGAAGCAGCACTTGAGTGAATGAAAATGCTGAagtcattaaaaatagaacagaatcTGGAAGGGTAAAGTGAAGACTTTCTAATTGTTCCTAGGTGATTTGGAAATATGATAGAAATATGTCTACTAGAAAGATTTGCAGAAGGAAGAGCTATTTATTTACTCCTTTTCCCACTTCCAGATTTTCAGTTAAGAATACGTCCAGGTTGTGTTTATGCCATTCTTTGCAAGATGTTATATAATGGTTAGtgattaattaaatttattccttaatCCATGccaacattcatatatatatatatgaataatatatatatttcctgcagtaattaaaaataaacacaatacaTTTGATAATTTTTGACATACAAAAATGTCATAAAAACTTATATTGGTTACTTGCTATGTCTTATCTACTAGTACTGTTTTATAGTCCCGGGAAGAATACTAAATACTTTGCATATTGTAGTTATTTGCTTCCACTCcaccaaatattaatattatgttaACAAGAATTTCCATGGCTCATTATCTAGACCAAGCGTTCATGAAATATAATAAACTCTGAGTATATGCAacattatgaaaaacagaaaagcaaatagaCTTGTTATTCTGAAAGACAATATTATAGTATAAGTACCAACAGAGTGGCAAAGATGCTTTGCTGAGCCTCTGAGGTTCAGAGATGCCAATAAACAGAGGAAACAATATAAATTCAAAACCTATTGTTACTATACAATCCCCATGAAAACCAACTAAAAACAAGCATTtgatttacttaaatatttaacaaaaatttattgcAAGAGATATTTTTCACTGAATTTACAGTTTCAAGGAACATGGTACAAAACATAGTGCCATCAGCTTTGTCTAAACATTAAATAGGTGCAAAtacacaaagattaaaaaaaatgaagggcATACTTTACAACATAAATTACagtactataaatatattttatatacattatacatactCTTAAGACATCATTTTGATATACAGCATAGATTATATTGATTTTCAAACTATTCAGTGCCTTAATATTATATATCAGAAGCTTAAGAATTTATTTGCATCATTACACTTATAGTAAGTGATCTCATATCAATGAAGCCATATTTTAGCTagtttatttccaccatttaagTAGGCTATTATCCACTTAATGAGCATGAACACATACGGCAGTAGTTTTCACATgggtgttttctttccctttcatggTGATGACTAGAATAGGGGCTGCAGTGGGATGACCGTAGGGTGCGGGGAgagcagggaagggaagagggcaTGGGGCAGAGGTGGGAAAGCCAGGTGGCTAGGGTGAAGGACTGAAGCTGGGATGACTGGCATCTGAGGAGGGGCAACAAAAGTTGGCTGGCCCCCATGACAAAGCCTTGGTCCTGCTGGTCCTACTGAGATCTGAGGTAAGGATGTTCTGGAGAGCGCTGGGACCTGGGACAGAAGCTGTTGGTGCGGCTGCAGCACTCTAAAGGTTCCTgcagccgcagccgccgccgcggCCGCAGCGGCAGCCGCATGCTGCTGTAAAACAGTGTGGTGGACAGCGGTGACGGAGGTAGAACGCAGGGGCTGCTGCGAAGGCAGGGGCTGCAGCGGGGCGCTGGGGCGTGGGAGGGCGGCCGGGGGAAAGGTGAACTTGACCTTGTTGGCCAGCATGCCTGGCGGTATGATGTGCTGGTACACTTCACATGGCAGACTTTTGAACTTGTCGTGGTTTTCTATCGGAATCAATAATGCGTGTTCTGGTAAAGCTAAGGGAGCCAGGATCTGTTCTGTTGTCACAAAGGTATGGCCACTGACGTGTGCTTCTTTGAATGGCAGTGGTGGTTGCGCATTAAGGATTGCTGAATTAAAACACAGCCACTCAGTCGATGCCTCATTCATCTTGCCTTGTGGAAGGGCTTCAGCCAGTTCATAATGACAAAGGTATGATTTGGGTTGTGACTGTCTAAAGTTCCTTTCAACATTAGGCACCTTGAAGGGAATTTGCTTTTCATTGATATTTGTATCCTCACCTCTTTCTTTGTGTTCAAGCAAGGTACTGTCCATTCCTTCTTTTACAGGGGCACTAACTGTGTGAGCTGATGTGGCGGGTTCACTGGAAATCTCTGACAGTTCACCAGAAGTGGTCTCCATTACAACCTGCCTGCTTTCCTCATTGGTTTCAGAAGGAAGAGGACTGCTGATGGGCAAAACCAGTTTATTTTCTACTTGGTCTAGCTGTTCTGAGTTCCTTTTGACATCCGCAGTTTCCTGTggttttacttcctcttttccgTCTTCACTTATTATTTCATCCCGGTAATGTAGGGAAGAATTCCCTTTCTTGGGatcatctgttttctctttgagTTCCAAAGCTTCAAAACCCACATggaatctgcttctttttctcctctgtttcctcttAGGTTTGCAAGGAGCAGAAGCACGACGCGACCTCAAGAATTCCTCTGGTAGATAATTCTGTCGATTTAAACTTTCGTCTGAAGAATAAGAATATGAATGTTGTCTACGCTTTTGATGGCATCTTTCTGATTCATTAATGAGAGAATTATAACCTCTTTTAACAGCCTGGCTCTGACTCatgcatttcatttcattctgaaGAACTAGGCATCTGTGATCATGACTATAGCTGGACATTTTCGCTTTCCAACTACAGTATGTTCTGGAGTATGTTAAATTATGTTTTGCAGAATGTATCATTGTTGAATTGGACTGTCCATTTAAGACAACTGAACTGTTTTTACAGTAGTTTTTAGAActgataatattattattattgtattcagtgttccagattttacatgtttcttcattttcacttaagTATATGGATGTTGATTTGGGCCTTTTATCAGGTAATTGCTGTGAGTCCAATAGTTGCTCTGCAGCTAAAAActgtttttctgaaattgtttCTAGTAGATTTTTCCTAGTTGTATCAGTGTaactattttctgtttccatgttGAAACGAGTTTCTGATTCTTTGGTTTTTGCTCCATAATTATGGTgacataactttctttttttctttcttctacttttatgGAACCAGTGTTCATGAGTATTTTTCAATCTTATTTTGTTGTATTTCCCATCTAGAGCATCTCGCTTTATCTGATTTTtagtaaaagtatatttttttgtttttctgatcttacaggaaatatttttatacttctgACCCAAACTCTCATTTTTTCCAGAATCACAGCTATTGGAGACAGTATCGTCAGTCAAATGAGAAGTGACTTGGGTACGTCCATTTCTGCTACCTCCAATTTCATAATCAGTGAGTCCTGCCATAGATGTATCCTTGCAATCCAAAACTGGGT containing:
- the ZNF804A gene encoding zinc finger protein 804A isoform X2, translated to MFKSTTVTVRENCNEISQRAVVDSVNNQEDFKCALIHSQEKAKDVTTLAADPESTESYTVKNNQLEDQAQGIHRHKIGFSFAFPKKTSVKLESSAAAFSEYNDDASVEKGFSRKSRFVPGACHLQLSSPTDVLLNSVEKANSFHPPEGMCTDKETAQTQEMKEVSSEKDPLLLPPFCQFQLPSSSDADNCQHSVPSADQISPEDVLINEDTPINGNTSELLGNKSIVLDMANDNMSLQATAKETVVTSTIEVENKNHGLDMLTPVNSEEDNITLHKKKDLYKRPCEPFIPVLNKDGSTVLQWPSEMLTYTTTQPSISYSCNPLCFDFKSTKANNKLDKNKLPLSDLSSPQKGEEIYKNPVLDCKDTSMAGLTDYEIGGSRNGRTQVTSHLTDDTVSNSCDSGKNESLGQKYKNISCKIRKTKKYTFTKNQIKRDALDGKYNKIRLKNTHEHWFHKSRRKKKRKLCHHNYGAKTKESETRFNMETENSYTDTTRKNLLETISEKQFLAAEQLLDSQQLPDKRPKSTSIYLSENEETCKIWNTEYNNNNIISSKNYCKNSSVVLNGQSNSTMIHSAKHNLTYSRTYCSWKAKMSSYSHDHRCLVLQNEMKCMSQSQAVKRGYNSLINESERCHQKRRQHSYSYSSDESLNRQNYLPEEFLRSRRASAPCKPKRKQRRKRSRFHVGFEALELKEKTDDPKKGNSSLHYRDEIISEDGKEEVKPQETADVKRNSEQLDQVENKLVLPISSPLPSETNEESRQVVMETTSGELSEISSEPATSAHTVSAPVKEGMDSTLLEHKERGEDTNINEKQIPFKVPNVERNFRQSQPKSYLCHYELAEALPQGKMNEASTEWLCFNSAILNAQPPLPFKEAHVSGHTFVTTEQILAPLALPEHALLIPIENHDKFKSLPCEVYQHIIPPGMLANKVKFTFPPAALPRPSAPLQPLPSQQPLRSTSVTAVHHTVLQQHAAAAAAAAAAAAAGTFRVLQPHQQLLSQVPALSRTSLPQISVGPAGPRLCHGGQPTFVAPPQMPVIPASVLHPSHLAFPPLPHALFPSLLSPHPTVIPLQPLF
- the ZNF804A gene encoding zinc finger protein 804A isoform X1; its protein translation is MECYYIVISSTHLSNGHFRNIKGVFRGPLSKNGNKTLDYAEKENTIAKALEDLKANFYCELCDKQYYKHQEFDNHINSYDHAHKQRLKELKQREFARNVASKSRKDERKQEKALQRLHKLAELRKETVCAPGSGPMFKSTTVTVRENCNEISQRAVVDSVNNQEDFKCALIHSQEKAKDVTTLAADPESTESYTVKNNQLEDQAQGIHRHKIGFSFAFPKKTSVKLESSAAAFSEYNDDASVEKGFSRKSRFVPGACHLQLSSPTDVLLNSVEKANSFHPPEGMCTDKETAQTQEMKEVSSEKDPLLLPPFCQFQLPSSSDADNCQHSVPSADQISPEDVLINEDTPINGNTSELLGNKSIVLDMANDNMSLQATAKETVVTSTIEVENKNHGLDMLTPVNSEEDNITLHKKKDLYKRPCEPFIPVLNKDGSTVLQWPSEMLTYTTTQPSISYSCNPLCFDFKSTKANNKLDKNKLPLSDLSSPQKGEEIYKNPVLDCKDTSMAGLTDYEIGGSRNGRTQVTSHLTDDTVSNSCDSGKNESLGQKYKNISCKIRKTKKYTFTKNQIKRDALDGKYNKIRLKNTHEHWFHKSRRKKKRKLCHHNYGAKTKESETRFNMETENSYTDTTRKNLLETISEKQFLAAEQLLDSQQLPDKRPKSTSIYLSENEETCKIWNTEYNNNNIISSKNYCKNSSVVLNGQSNSTMIHSAKHNLTYSRTYCSWKAKMSSYSHDHRCLVLQNEMKCMSQSQAVKRGYNSLINESERCHQKRRQHSYSYSSDESLNRQNYLPEEFLRSRRASAPCKPKRKQRRKRSRFHVGFEALELKEKTDDPKKGNSSLHYRDEIISEDGKEEVKPQETADVKRNSEQLDQVENKLVLPISSPLPSETNEESRQVVMETTSGELSEISSEPATSAHTVSAPVKEGMDSTLLEHKERGEDTNINEKQIPFKVPNVERNFRQSQPKSYLCHYELAEALPQGKMNEASTEWLCFNSAILNAQPPLPFKEAHVSGHTFVTTEQILAPLALPEHALLIPIENHDKFKSLPCEVYQHIIPPGMLANKVKFTFPPAALPRPSAPLQPLPSQQPLRSTSVTAVHHTVLQQHAAAAAAAAAAAAAGTFRVLQPHQQLLSQVPALSRTSLPQISVGPAGPRLCHGGQPTFVAPPQMPVIPASVLHPSHLAFPPLPHALFPSLLSPHPTVIPLQPLF